Proteins from a single region of Thermotoga maritima MSB8:
- a CDS encoding damage-control phosphatase ARMT1 family protein, which translates to MRYLRADERCLICSLRQAENLLKKTITSPEKRWVIFREVFRIMSEMKWGMKPLEVNGEVHRFIMEYIKEEDPFKEEKRRSNDMAIKLVEMFRPEILNSPDPVYSAAKLAVSGNLIDLGIPGWSVDEIFEKLHEVYERPFDREDFEKFRNVLMNASTLFYVADNAGEIVFDKFFIEVLKMENPSLEVVVAVRGKPIINDATIEDAKYIGLEEIATVISSGVDEPGVMLDKASEEFRKAFFEFDVVISKGQGNFEGLYEEEKKNLFFLLTAKCDFVAEVLNVPLGGKVFISSSSL; encoded by the coding sequence ATGAGGTATCTGAGGGCTGACGAAAGGTGTCTGATCTGCAGTCTCAGACAGGCGGAGAATCTTCTGAAGAAAACCATCACTTCTCCCGAAAAGAGATGGGTGATCTTCAGAGAAGTTTTCAGGATTATGAGTGAGATGAAGTGGGGTATGAAGCCTCTCGAAGTTAACGGAGAGGTTCACAGGTTCATAATGGAGTACATAAAGGAAGAAGATCCTTTCAAAGAGGAGAAAAGAAGATCGAACGATATGGCCATAAAACTCGTTGAAATGTTCAGGCCAGAAATTTTGAACTCTCCTGACCCTGTGTATTCCGCCGCAAAGCTCGCTGTTTCTGGGAATCTGATAGATCTCGGGATACCGGGATGGAGTGTTGATGAAATCTTTGAAAAACTGCACGAGGTTTACGAAAGGCCGTTCGACAGAGAAGACTTCGAGAAATTCAGGAATGTGTTGATGAACGCTTCCACTCTGTTCTATGTGGCTGACAACGCAGGAGAAATCGTGTTTGACAAGTTCTTCATAGAAGTCCTGAAGATGGAGAATCCATCGCTGGAGGTAGTTGTGGCGGTTCGTGGCAAACCCATTATCAACGATGCAACCATCGAGGACGCAAAGTACATCGGTCTGGAAGAGATCGCCACTGTTATTAGCTCTGGAGTGGACGAACCTGGTGTCATGCTTGACAAAGCAAGTGAGGAGTTCAGAAAGGCATTCTTTGAGTTCGATGTTGTGATCTCCAAAGGCCAGGGAAACTTCGAAGGTCTCTACGAAGAGGAGAAAAAGAATCTCTTCTTCCTCCTGACAGCAAAGTGTGATTTCGTTGCCGAGGTACTGAACGTTCCTTTGGGTGGTAAGGTCTTCATCTCTTCTTCCTCCCTCTGA
- the priA gene encoding replication restart helicase PriA — protein sequence MYYKVAVSGSGKVLNVFSSEELLIGERVWLNWRNGKVKGYVLERSLSHENEATPSERDGKSFLSEGHVEIAKWVSERFFSPLGMVFDLFFPQGIDDYKEEVVVSESPFLDFDRMTLRDFLENFGEKALKEMVKKGLVRVEKNFYVKEPRPRVKKRLFLKKRISEIIREHLTVKQRMVVEYLQFNDGVPLEELLEDLEVSKSVIETLQRKNIVEIVSGDVFPKKRRILRGDFKGNISKENLFFGPTGSGKTEALFELIDVYSRKGTVLFLVPEVSVLTHTLSRLKGAFPDLKIGIYHSYLSRARKNLEWYKAASGKIDVLLGTRSAVFVPVKNLSLLIVDEEHDESFYQHTRPSYDAIVVARKISEVFDVPIILSSATPDLWTYREAKEGRIRTFNFTRRFGSLSVEVVDMRNEEKIGSFAKKTLDRIEETLEEGKRVLIYVRRKGFWGRVQCEVCGYVLKCENCDVSLVYHSDTHSLKCHQCGREYGLVESCPRCGGRLVGRTAGTERVERELKRYFPTRRIARVDREVVDNIMELESYIDKLIRGEIDILVGTRLITKSLSVPEIGLVCIMDVDSLIFNPDYSSSLRTFQLVVQALGRASRGDQGKAIIQTYNPEDTIIRKALEEDVNGFYAEELERRKALGYPPYRHLIQVAVKSKNPEVGKNSLTSLKEFLKGEEVLGPVEHWVFKLRGFYRHHLIVKTEDLERVLPKLEKALRILGIDAIVRVDPPTLEVSD from the coding sequence ATGTACTACAAGGTGGCTGTCTCCGGTTCGGGAAAAGTGCTGAATGTTTTCTCTTCGGAAGAGCTTTTGATAGGAGAAAGAGTGTGGTTGAACTGGCGAAACGGAAAAGTCAAGGGTTACGTACTGGAACGATCGCTTTCCCACGAAAACGAAGCAACGCCCAGTGAAAGGGACGGTAAAAGTTTTCTAAGCGAAGGACACGTGGAAATAGCAAAATGGGTGTCTGAAAGGTTTTTCTCACCCTTAGGAATGGTTTTCGATCTGTTTTTCCCACAGGGTATCGACGATTACAAAGAGGAAGTGGTTGTTTCGGAAAGCCCGTTTTTGGATTTCGACAGGATGACTCTGCGCGATTTTCTTGAAAATTTCGGGGAAAAAGCTCTGAAAGAAATGGTGAAAAAAGGCCTGGTGAGGGTGGAGAAAAATTTCTATGTGAAAGAGCCAAGACCTCGTGTGAAAAAGCGATTGTTTCTGAAGAAGAGAATAAGTGAAATTATTCGAGAACATCTAACTGTGAAGCAGAGAATGGTGGTGGAATACCTTCAATTCAACGATGGGGTCCCTCTTGAGGAGCTGCTGGAGGATCTGGAGGTTTCAAAGAGTGTGATTGAAACTCTTCAAAGGAAGAATATAGTAGAAATAGTGAGTGGTGACGTTTTTCCAAAAAAGAGAAGGATCCTTCGCGGTGATTTCAAAGGAAATATCTCGAAGGAAAATCTTTTTTTTGGTCCTACTGGAAGTGGAAAAACCGAGGCTTTGTTCGAGTTGATCGATGTGTATTCGAGGAAAGGAACTGTGCTTTTCCTCGTACCGGAAGTTTCCGTCCTCACCCACACGCTTTCACGTCTGAAGGGAGCCTTCCCGGACTTGAAAATAGGGATTTATCACAGCTACCTTTCCAGAGCGAGGAAAAATCTGGAGTGGTACAAAGCGGCTAGTGGAAAAATCGATGTGCTTTTGGGAACACGCAGTGCTGTTTTTGTTCCAGTTAAGAATCTTTCTCTCTTGATAGTCGACGAAGAACACGATGAGAGTTTTTATCAACACACTCGACCTTCTTACGATGCCATCGTGGTTGCAAGGAAAATCTCTGAAGTTTTCGATGTTCCCATAATTCTGTCTTCTGCAACACCGGATTTGTGGACCTACAGAGAGGCAAAAGAGGGTCGCATCAGGACGTTCAATTTTACGAGAAGGTTCGGGAGTTTGTCTGTGGAAGTTGTCGATATGCGAAATGAAGAGAAGATAGGAAGTTTTGCGAAAAAGACCCTTGACAGAATAGAGGAGACCCTCGAGGAAGGCAAGAGAGTTCTCATCTACGTAAGGAGAAAAGGTTTCTGGGGCCGCGTCCAGTGTGAAGTGTGTGGGTACGTGCTCAAATGTGAAAATTGTGATGTGTCTCTGGTGTACCATTCAGATACGCATTCCTTGAAATGTCATCAATGTGGGCGTGAGTACGGATTGGTTGAATCCTGTCCTCGCTGTGGAGGGCGTCTCGTCGGAAGAACAGCGGGAACAGAAAGAGTGGAAAGGGAACTGAAAAGGTACTTTCCGACTCGCAGGATAGCGAGAGTCGATAGAGAGGTTGTCGATAATATCATGGAGCTGGAAAGTTACATAGACAAATTGATCAGAGGCGAGATAGATATACTCGTTGGAACCAGGTTGATCACAAAGAGTCTCAGTGTACCCGAAATAGGTCTCGTATGTATCATGGATGTGGATTCTTTAATCTTCAACCCTGATTATTCGTCTTCGCTTCGTACGTTTCAGTTGGTCGTTCAGGCACTTGGGAGAGCATCAAGAGGAGATCAGGGGAAGGCGATTATCCAGACTTACAACCCGGAGGACACGATCATCAGAAAAGCTCTGGAAGAAGATGTGAACGGTTTTTATGCCGAAGAACTCGAAAGAAGAAAAGCCCTTGGTTATCCTCCATATCGTCACCTCATTCAGGTTGCTGTGAAGTCTAAGAATCCGGAAGTTGGAAAGAATTCTCTGACTTCTCTAAAAGAATTTCTGAAAGGCGAGGAGGTTCTTGGACCCGTCGAGCACTGGGTTTTCAAACTGAGAGGATTCTACAGGCACCATCTCATTGTGAAAACAGAAGACTTGGAGAGAGTACTTCCGAAACTGGAAAAAGCGTTGAGAATACTGGGAATCGATGCGATTGTTCGGGTCGATCCACCCACGCTCGAGGTATCAGATTAA
- a CDS encoding YitT family protein has protein sequence MIEKIKEYVLSTLGTLITAVGLVVFLIPNDIAAGGVSGLSIILHSFVPIPVGVWMYILNGLLFLIAFLTIGFDFSAKTIYCTFVFNFFVDLFDRIIPLPKYTGDDLFLAVFFGTILTASGLAITFSQNASTGGTDILARILNKYFWISMGTGLLMVDVAIAVLAGLVFSARTGMYALLGVILNGIMVDFMMRGIEQSSEVIIISEKCDDIKDFVLNVLQRGATYIPAKGAYTGKERKILLVVVRRRELNELIRFIKKADPKAFVIIKEVRQALGEGFKELEEL, from the coding sequence TTGATAGAAAAAATCAAAGAGTACGTGCTGAGTACTCTTGGAACGTTGATCACTGCCGTTGGACTCGTTGTTTTCCTCATACCGAACGATATAGCGGCTGGTGGAGTGAGTGGACTTTCGATAATACTTCACAGTTTCGTACCGATCCCCGTTGGTGTGTGGATGTACATACTCAACGGTTTGCTCTTTTTGATAGCTTTCTTGACGATAGGTTTCGATTTCAGCGCGAAGACTATTTATTGCACTTTTGTTTTTAACTTCTTCGTGGATCTTTTCGACCGCATTATTCCCCTTCCAAAGTACACCGGTGATGATCTGTTTCTTGCCGTGTTTTTTGGAACCATCCTCACGGCTTCCGGACTTGCCATAACTTTCTCCCAGAACGCTTCCACAGGGGGAACGGATATTCTGGCCAGGATTCTGAACAAGTACTTCTGGATATCTATGGGAACGGGGCTGCTCATGGTGGATGTCGCGATAGCGGTGCTTGCAGGACTTGTTTTCAGTGCCAGAACAGGTATGTACGCACTTCTTGGAGTTATTTTGAACGGTATAATGGTGGATTTCATGATGAGAGGTATCGAACAGTCGAGTGAGGTGATCATTATCTCTGAAAAATGCGATGATATAAAAGACTTTGTGCTGAACGTTCTTCAAAGAGGGGCTACTTACATTCCCGCAAAGGGAGCTTACACCGGCAAAGAAAGGAAGATACTTCTGGTGGTGGTGAGGAGAAGGGAATTGAACGAACTGATCAGGTTCATAAAGAAGGCTGATCCAAAAGCCTTCGTCATAATCAAGGAAGTGAGACAGGCCCTTGGAGAAGGGTTCAAAGAACTGGAGGAGTTGTGA